One window from the genome of Myxococcales bacterium encodes:
- a CDS encoding fumarate hydratase — MPNFEFQDILPLGDDATPYRLITTDGVSTFEAGGETFVKVAPEALSRLTAAAMHDIAHYLRPGHLRQLANILADKMASPNDHFVALDLLKNASVAAGGVLPMCQDTGTAIVMGKKGQRVFTGYNDEAAIARGVFDTYQTSNLRYSQLAPTDMYTEVNTGNNLPAQIELYATQGDEYKFLFMAKGGGSANKSYLYQETKALLNPTSLLAFVEAKLRTLGTAACPPYHLAVVIGGTSAEYALKTAKLASARYLDALPTSGNALGRGFRDVDLEGKILELAQRTGIGAQFGGKYFCHDVRVVRLPRHGASCPVAIAVSCSADRQALGKITKDGIFLEQLEMDPAQYLPEVTPDDLKTEVVSIDLNRPMSEIRATLSQYPIKTRLSLSGPMVVARDIAHAKLKERLDRGEGLPDFMKERCVYYAGPAKTPAGYASGSFGPTTAGRMDSYVDLLQKNGGSMVMLAKGNRSKQVTAACKANGGFYLGSIGGPAARLAQDCIKHVEVLEYPELGMEAIWKIDVVDFPAFIVVDDKGNDFFADIETPFAPTKLPIAP, encoded by the coding sequence ATGCCCAATTTTGAATTTCAAGACATTCTGCCGCTCGGCGACGATGCCACGCCCTATCGCCTGATCACCACCGACGGTGTTTCGACCTTCGAGGCTGGTGGCGAAACGTTCGTGAAAGTGGCACCGGAAGCCTTGTCGCGGCTTACCGCCGCCGCTATGCACGACATCGCGCACTACTTGCGGCCGGGGCATTTGCGGCAGCTCGCCAATATCTTGGCAGACAAGATGGCGTCGCCCAACGATCACTTCGTCGCGCTCGACTTGCTTAAAAACGCCAGCGTTGCCGCGGGCGGGGTGCTCCCGATGTGCCAGGACACCGGCACGGCGATTGTCATGGGCAAAAAAGGGCAGCGTGTGTTTACCGGCTATAACGACGAGGCGGCGATCGCGCGCGGCGTGTTTGACACCTACCAAACCTCAAACCTGCGCTACTCGCAGCTCGCGCCGACCGACATGTATACCGAGGTCAACACCGGCAACAATCTGCCGGCGCAAATTGAACTCTACGCCACGCAGGGCGACGAATATAAATTTCTCTTCATGGCCAAGGGCGGCGGCTCGGCGAATAAGAGCTATCTCTACCAAGAGACCAAGGCGCTGCTGAACCCTACGAGCCTGCTGGCCTTTGTCGAGGCCAAGCTGCGCACGCTCGGCACGGCGGCGTGCCCGCCGTATCATCTGGCGGTGGTCATTGGCGGCACGTCGGCGGAGTACGCGCTCAAGACCGCCAAGCTGGCGTCGGCGCGCTATCTCGACGCGCTGCCAACCAGCGGCAATGCCCTCGGCCGCGGCTTTCGCGATGTTGATCTTGAAGGAAAAATTCTCGAGCTAGCGCAGCGCACCGGCATAGGCGCGCAATTTGGCGGCAAGTATTTTTGCCACGACGTGCGCGTGGTGCGCTTGCCGCGGCATGGCGCGAGCTGTCCGGTTGCGATCGCCGTCTCGTGCAGCGCCGATCGCCAGGCGCTGGGCAAGATCACCAAGGACGGCATCTTTCTCGAACAGCTCGAGATGGATCCGGCGCAGTATCTGCCTGAGGTGACGCCCGACGACCTGAAAACCGAGGTGGTCAGCATCGACCTCAATCGTCCGATGAGCGAGATCCGCGCCACGCTCTCGCAGTACCCCATCAAGACTCGGCTATCGCTTTCGGGCCCGATGGTCGTGGCGCGCGATATCGCCCACGCCAAGCTCAAGGAACGCCTCGATCGCGGCGAAGGTTTGCCCGACTTTATGAAAGAACGTTGCGTGTATTACGCGGGGCCCGCGAAAACACCAGCAGGCTATGCTTCGGGCAGCTTTGGCCCCACCACCGCCGGGCGCATGGACAGCTACGTCGATCTCTTGCAAAAAAATGGCGGCAGCATGGTCATGCTCGCCAAGGGCAATCGCAGCAAACAAGTTACCGCCGCGTGCAAGGCCAACGGTGGCTTCTACCTCGGCTCCATCGGCGGCCCCGCCGCACGCCTGGCGCAAGACTGCATCAAGCACGTTGAGGTGCTCGAATATCCCGAACTCGGCATGGAAGCCATCTGGAAGATCGACGTCGTCGACTTCCCGGCGTTCATCGTGGTCGACGACAAGGGCAACGATTTCTTCGCCGATATCGAAACGCCGTTTGCGCCAACCAAGTTGCCAATAGCCCCATAG
- a CDS encoding group II truncated hemoglobin has protein sequence MSTPCDLVGGPEAVQALAARFYDVMEAREPALTAVHACDAPGKIAAGTRARFGLFLVGWLGGPQTYIEQHGHPRLRMRHGQVPIDLAMRDAWLRCMQAAMDAQGIAGEVRAFLDTRFAEVADFLRNRPD, from the coding sequence ATGTCCACGCCGTGCGATCTAGTCGGTGGCCCAGAGGCAGTGCAGGCCCTCGCCGCGCGATTCTACGACGTCATGGAAGCCCGCGAACCGGCGTTGACCGCGGTCCACGCCTGCGATGCGCCTGGCAAAATTGCCGCCGGGACGCGGGCGCGCTTTGGCCTGTTCTTGGTTGGCTGGCTCGGCGGGCCGCAAACCTATATCGAACAACACGGCCATCCGCGGCTGCGCATGCGCCACGGCCAGGTGCCGATCGATCTCGCCATGCGCGACGCCTGGCTGCGTTGCATGCAGGCCGCCATGGACGCGCAGGGCATCGCGGGCGAGGTCCGCGCTTTTCTCGACACGCGCTTTGCCGAGGTCGCAGATTTTCTGCGCAATCGCCCTGACTAG
- a CDS encoding OmpA family protein, whose product MKRFLSPIAFSLLALASCPACNKTPDLSPMKAQAEQLVAKYLPKVQAMTTQLEGLATRAKTLPESLPGVADLNKLIADHQGKLGQIKSLLDNAASKVTDGVKAGSKEQIAKIVTELNTDVGASINTITTDLTTLAGKLEELEKSGNSIGGMSATLSTGFEIKASSMGLESRVLAFLADASKPIDEATWFAFEALSFKEGSAEIELETSQAQLTNLVEILKAYPTATIKIGGYTDNVGDAKANLALSSERANAVLKAIAAAGIDEKRLSAEGYGSAHPACEKDASEECLAQNRRIAIRFITK is encoded by the coding sequence ATGAAACGTTTTCTATCACCGATCGCATTTTCCCTGCTCGCGCTTGCCTCTTGTCCCGCCTGCAACAAGACACCCGACCTCAGCCCCATGAAGGCGCAAGCCGAACAGCTCGTCGCCAAGTACCTGCCCAAGGTGCAGGCGATGACCACGCAACTCGAAGGCCTCGCGACGCGCGCCAAGACGCTGCCCGAGAGCCTGCCAGGCGTCGCCGACCTCAACAAATTGATCGCCGACCACCAAGGCAAGCTCGGCCAAATCAAGAGCCTGCTCGACAACGCCGCCTCCAAGGTCACCGATGGCGTGAAGGCCGGAAGCAAAGAGCAAATTGCCAAGATCGTCACCGAGCTGAACACCGACGTTGGCGCCAGCATCAATACGATCACTACCGATCTCACAACGCTTGCCGGCAAGCTCGAAGAACTCGAAAAATCTGGCAACTCAATCGGCGGGATGTCGGCCACGCTGTCGACCGGCTTTGAGATTAAGGCCTCCAGCATGGGCCTCGAAAGCCGCGTCCTCGCGTTTCTTGCCGACGCCAGCAAGCCTATTGACGAAGCTACTTGGTTTGCCTTTGAGGCCTTGTCGTTCAAGGAGGGCAGCGCCGAAATTGAGCTTGAAACGTCACAGGCCCAACTGACCAACCTGGTAGAGATCTTGAAGGCCTACCCAACGGCCACCATCAAGATTGGCGGCTACACCGACAACGTCGGCGACGCCAAGGCCAACCTCGCGCTGTCGAGCGAGCGCGCCAACGCCGTGCTCAAGGCAATTGCGGCCGCGGGCATCGACGAGAAGCGCCTCAGCGCCGAAGGCTACGGCTCGGCGCACCCAGCGTGCGAAAAAGACGCGTCGGAAGAATGCCTGGCGCAAAACCGCCGCATCGCGATTCGCTTCATCACGAAATAA
- a CDS encoding 6-phosphogluconate dehydrogenase codes for MSAANDTPMFRSQRFPTKKVVAIALAALLVLLAGYSFVRTFTKSEGTRSGLLFKISRTGYVFKTYEGQLHLGGSAMMTPQSVWNFSIKDKAVYEELQKYEGGQVKLHYRQLVDAFMWQGNTDYIVYKVEAGPNVPR; via the coding sequence GTGAGCGCCGCCAACGATACGCCGATGTTTCGCAGCCAGCGGTTTCCGACCAAGAAGGTCGTTGCGATCGCGCTGGCCGCTTTGCTGGTGTTGCTGGCCGGTTATTCGTTCGTGCGCACCTTCACCAAGAGCGAGGGCACGCGCAGTGGCCTGCTCTTTAAGATCTCACGCACCGGCTATGTATTTAAGACGTACGAGGGGCAGCTGCATCTCGGCGGCAGCGCCATGATGACGCCGCAGAGCGTGTGGAATTTCTCGATCAAGGACAAGGCCGTCTACGAGGAGCTACAAAAATACGAGGGCGGGCAAGTCAAGCTGCACTATCGGCAACTCGTCGACGCCTTCATGTGGCAAGGCAACACGGACTACATCGTCTACAAGGTCGAGGCCGGCCCGAACGTTCCTCGATAG
- a CDS encoding rRNA pseudouridine synthase has translation MTVLAMNKPAGVVCSRVDQHGGGTVFEFLRPQLTPAQRRRTWHCVGRLDKQTTGLLLFTDEPAFVAHATQPETHLPKTYIADVGGDATQAKLEPLRNGITLHDGPCRPARVEALAARQVRITITEGRNHQVKHMLAAVKLPVLRLHREAIGSLVLPSSLVAGAIVEIDQAMLQAHLNWPTRLLL, from the coding sequence ATGACCGTCCTCGCCATGAACAAGCCCGCCGGGGTGGTTTGCTCGCGCGTCGATCAACACGGCGGCGGCACCGTGTTTGAATTCTTGCGGCCGCAGCTCACGCCGGCGCAGCGTCGCCGCACATGGCATTGCGTCGGGCGGCTCGACAAGCAGACCACGGGGCTCTTGTTGTTTACCGACGAGCCGGCCTTTGTTGCGCACGCGACGCAGCCCGAGACCCACCTTCCCAAGACGTATATTGCAGATGTTGGGGGCGACGCCACGCAGGCCAAACTCGAGCCGCTGCGCAACGGCATTACGCTGCACGACGGCCCCTGTCGTCCCGCGCGCGTGGAGGCGCTCGCCGCCCGGCAGGTCCGCATCACGATCACCGAGGGGCGCAATCACCAAGTCAAGCACATGTTGGCCGCGGTGAAGCTACCGGTCTTGCGCCTGCATCGCGAGGCAATTGGATCTTTGGTATTGCCGTCCTCGCTGGTCGCCGGCGCAATCGTTGAAATTGATCAGGCGATGCTGCAAGCCCATCTCAACTGGCCGACGCGTCTTCTTCTTTGA
- a CDS encoding lysophospholipid acyltransferase family protein, which yields MEDIATKARAQVQAISPFTRADATPASGPRAGWFLRSCGKLWLRVAGWKTVGDMPNSPYAVFIASPHTSNWDLPFALAVAWAMDIRISWAGKSSLFRFPFAGFMRWLGGISIDRSKPGNQVEKIAQAVRAADKMYLVVAPSGTRSKRDHWKSGFYHIAKAANVPILLAFLDYERKEGGLGPLVYASDDVAHDMAQIRAFYAEKRGKYPAQETVPRLKEEDASAS from the coding sequence ATGGAGGACATAGCAACCAAGGCCCGGGCCCAGGTTCAGGCGATCTCGCCGTTCACACGCGCGGACGCCACGCCAGCGTCTGGCCCGCGCGCCGGATGGTTTCTGCGCTCATGCGGCAAACTGTGGCTTCGCGTCGCCGGGTGGAAGACCGTTGGCGACATGCCTAATTCGCCGTACGCCGTGTTTATTGCGTCACCGCACACGAGCAATTGGGATCTGCCGTTTGCCTTGGCGGTGGCGTGGGCGATGGACATTCGCATTTCATGGGCGGGCAAGTCGTCGCTGTTTCGCTTTCCCTTCGCCGGGTTTATGCGCTGGCTGGGCGGCATTTCGATCGATCGCAGCAAGCCTGGCAACCAAGTCGAGAAGATCGCGCAGGCCGTGCGCGCCGCCGACAAGATGTATCTCGTCGTCGCGCCGTCGGGCACGCGCAGCAAGCGCGACCATTGGAAGAGCGGGTTTTATCACATCGCCAAGGCCGCGAATGTTCCCATCTTGCTGGCGTTTCTCGACTACGAGCGCAAAGAGGGCGGCCTTGGTCCTCTCGTCTACGCCAGCGACGACGTCGCGCACGACATGGCGCAAATCCGCGCCTTCTACGCCGAAAAGCGCGGCAAATATCCGGCCCAAGAAACCGTGCCGCGCCTCAAAGAAGAAGACGCGTCGGCCAGTTGA